The sequence CGGTGCTCGTCACATTGCACCACGTCCCCGCACGCAGCCAAGCCCAGCGGCAGCGAGCAAACGGTGACCACGCCAACACCGAGAATCCCGCGGTGACTGAGTCCATTTCTCATTCCCACCCACAAGAGCAAGGGTCGTGCCACAGTCCGCTCGCAGAGGCGGTGCGTGGCCTCGGGAGCAATGGGTGTGGGGCATGCAACGCACGCGCTAGCTCTGGTGGAGTAGCTGCCGCCACCAGAGGATCGAGCTTAGCCCGGGCGGTGCTCGTTGGCCTTGAGCTCGTCCAAGAGCGCCGTGGTGACTTCAATCGCGCCACGCCGTTTGGCCTCTGCTTCTGCTCGCTTCTTGATGAACGGACGGATGAAGAAGGGAGCCTTCTTCAAACGTGCCAGCGCTTCAGGTTGCCACTGCATCGGTCACCGCCAGGTTGAACACATCGCGCCTGCGCTCATAGCACGGTCGGGTGCGCGCGGCGGAGACTATGGCCGCGCCGTACGCGCGCTGCGGCCGTTTGCCGCGCAGACTACAGCCGCGCCATGCGCTCCCACAGCTTCGTCGCTTGCGCCTGAGCCGTATCGCGGATCTCCGCGACGTGAACCAACGCACCGTCGCGCACGACCACGCGCCCCGCAACGACCACGTGCGTCGGCGGCTGCTCCGGACTGCCGACGACCAGATCGCCGACCACCCCAGGTGCCACCGCGGCGGCAAATTCAGCTCCGAAAAGCTGGCTGCACAGAGCGTGACTGCCGCGCACCCGCGCGCTCGATGGCGTCGAGTCACCGGCAGCTCCGGCCAGGCGCTCGAAGGCCGCCAGCTCGTCGGCCATGTTCGCGGCATAGCCGTCGGTGCCCAGGGCAACGCGATCCGTCGCGCACAAGCTCTTGGCGTAGCCAACGCGGTTGCCCTCGTTGGAGCGCGGGTTGTGCACGAAAGTGCAGCCAGCGTCGGCAGCGCGGCGCACTTGGTCTTCGCTGAGGTGCACGCCGTGGGCGAGGATGGAGCCGGGGGGCAACGCGCCGAGCTCGAGCAAGCGCTCCAAGGGGCCAGCGAAGCCGCGCTGCTGTGCGTCTGCCACGTCCGCTGCGTCTTCGGCCAGATGAACGTGCATCACGCTATCGAGGTCACGACACAGCTCGCCGGCCTTGCGTATGGCGGCGTCGGACACGGTGAAGGATGCGTGCAGCGCCACTGCGCCCTTCACCGAACCGCGTCGATTGCTTTCGATGAACCGTCGACACTCGTCGAGGCCGCGCTCGGCCTCGGCGTAGCCGCCGTTGCGCTCCGTCGCGCCGTAGCACGTGAGAAAGCGCACTCCCAGTTCGTCCGCCGCCTCCGCGAGCACGTCGAGGGAACCCTCGATGAAGTTCGGTGACTCGTGATGATCGATGAGCGTCGTGGTGCCCGCGAGCAGCGCCTCCGCGATGTAGTAGCGGGCCGCCGCACGCAAGCTCGCCTCGTCCAAGGCGCGATCGAGTCGCCACCACACGCGCTCCAGGATCTGCACGAAGTTCTCGGGCGTCGGCGCGGGAGCAGGCATGCCAAAGGGCACGAGCCCACTGTAGAGATGGGTGTGGGCATTGATGGCCCCGACGCGCACTGACGCTCCCGGAGGAATGTCCAGACGCGTGTCTGCTGGGCCGGCTGCGGCAGCGCCCACGGCGGCCACGGTGCCCTGCGCGATGCGCACGCTCTCGGCGTGCGCACCGCCGTCGAGGAAAAGCGACGTCAATGCCAGTCGCCCCGGGGCTTACGGATCTTGCCGACGCTGATGGCGCGGCCCGCCGGGGAATCCTTCATCGGCAGCGTGTAGTGGCGCGTGCCGTCGAAGGCGGCCAGGGCACCCGCGACAGCGCCCGCGGTGGGCACGAGTCCGATCTCGCCCACGCCCTTGGCACCAAAGGGACCTTCGGGTTCGTGTTCTTCGATCAGAATCACCTCGGTGGTGGGCATGTCGCGGGCACGAAGCACGCCGATCTCACGCAGCTTGAAGGTAACGGGCATGCCTGCGTCGCAGGGCAACTCCTCGCTGAGCGCAAACCCGAGCCCCATGTGCACCGAGCCCTCCACTTGGCCCGCGCACAGGTCCGGGTTGACCACGCGCCCCACGTCGTGCGCCGCGATGAAGCGATCCAGCTTACCGTCCTCGTCCAGGATGCATAGCTGCGTGGCGTAGCCAAAGGACGTATGCGTCTTGACCTTTGGAACGTCCGCGCCGAGGGGCGTGGTGTCGTTCTTCACCACGTCGGCGGCGAACACTCGCCCGACCAAGTCGCCCAAGGTCTTGCCCTGGTCCAACTCGGCGCGCAGCTTTTCCGCGGCGCTCTTCGCTGCCAAGCCACCGAACAGCGTGGCGCGCGAGCCCGTCGTCTGCCCACAGCCGAGCGCAAAGGTCGAATCCACCTTTGGACGGAACACCTTCGCCGGCAAGCCGGTCACCTCCACCGCGAACTGCGTGAGCACGGTGAGGAGCCCTTGGCCCATCTCCGTGTAGCCGTTGTAGAGCGACACGGTCTGATCTTGCTCCACGACCAGGCGACACTTGCCCCACTCTTCCACGCCATTGCCGATCCCCGAGTTCTTGATGCCACAGGCGATGCCCACGGCGCGCCCCTTGGCTTTGGCTTCGTAGTAGGCGTCCTTCACCGCTTCGAGGGTGCGACGAATGCCAACGGACTTCTCCAGCACCTGACCCGTCGAGAAGATGTCGCCCACGTGCACGACGTTGCGGTCGCGGATCTGGTAGCTGTCGATGCCCACCTTCTCCGCCAGCATGTCCAAGGCTCCCTCGATGGCGAAGCTGGACTGGTTGGCACCAAACCCGCGCATGGCGCCGCAAGGCGGATTGTTGGTGTAGACCGCGTAGGCTTCCACGTGAACGTTGTTCACACGATAGGGCCCGCAAGCGTGGCCCGCGGCCCGCTCCAGCACTTTGCTACCGACGGAGGCGTACGCCCCGGTGTCTCCCACCATGCGCACCTTCACCGCGGTCAGGCGCCCTTCAGCGTCGGCGCCCACGGTGTAGTGCATCTTGATCGGGTGACGCTTGGGATGAATGCGAATCGACTCCTCGCGGTTCAGCACCAGGCGCACGGGTTTGCCCGTGACTCTGGCCAAGAGCGCCGTCTGTGATTGGACACTCATGTCTTCTTTGCCGCCGAAGGCGCCGCCGTTGGGCACGAGCTCCACGTACAGATCTTCCTCGGGCATGCCCAAGAACGCCGAGACTTGCCGGCGATCGTCGAAGATGCCCTGCCCCTGGGTGAACAGCGCCAGTTTGCCGTCGGGCAAGGGCTCCGCCAGGGCGGCCTCGGGCTCGAGGTACAGATGCTCGATGCGTTGGGTCTGCCACGTGCCGCTGACCACATGCGCGCTCTTCGCCAGCGCCTCGTCCACGTTGCCGCGTGTGATCAGTGACTGGCCCAACAAGTTGGCGTGAGTGGGGTTCACCTGCGCCGCGCCGTCCTGCATCGCCTGCTCGGCGTCCACCACGGGCTCGAGCACTTCGTACTGCACCTCCACGAGCCTTGCGGCTGCGCGTGCGGTGCGCTCGTCGACCGCCGCCACCGCTGCGATCACGTCTCCCACGCAGCGCGCCTCTTCGCCCGGGGCAACGAAGCCAGGCCAATCCGCGTAGAGCAGCCCATACCAGCGCTTCCCTGGCACATCCGCGGACGTGACCACGGCATGCACGCCGGCGAGCGCCTTGGCCTTCGAGGTGTCGATGGCGATCACCTTCGCCCGCGCGTGGGGCGACAGCACCAGCGCTCCATGCAACATGCCCTCGCGCTTCATGTCCGCCACGTAGGGCCGATCCCCCATGGCCAAGGCCAGGCCTTGATAGCGCTGCAATGCGTCACCGACTTTGCCGTCGTCGCAGGGCTCGGGCGTCGCTTCCCCACGTCGGGCCTTGGCGAACAGCTCGATGGCGTCGATGATCTTCACGTAGCCCGTGCAACGACATAGGTGAACGTCGAGCGCTTTGGCGATCTGCTCGCGTGTGGGTTTTGGATTCTGCTCCACCAGGTGCAGAGCGCGCAGGGTGATCCCCGGAATGCAGAACCCGCACTGAAGCCCGGCTGCGGCCACGAAGGAGCGCGCCAGCAGATCGCGATCCTCGCGACGGACTCCTTCCAGGGTCACTACCTTCTTGCCCTCGCAGCGCTCGGCAGGCGTCGCGCAGCTGACCTTGGCCTGGCCGTCAATCAGAGTCAGGCAACAGCCACATTGGCCTTGGGGGCTGCAGCCATCCTTCACGGAAGTCGTGCCGCAGCGCTCCCGCAGCACCTCGAGCAACGACTCCCCGGGCGCCACTTCCACGCTCTGCTGCTTCCCGTTGAGCGAAAACTCGATCTTGGACATGAGGCACCTCTCCGTGTCGCGCGTCCCCGGGCGCGTCCAAGGACGCACGCACCCAGGCGCGTCCAACGACCGTAGCGCCTATTTCAGCCGATCGGGAGCACTACAGGCAATCGCTCGAAATATTTCCTTTCGCGCTGGCGTTTGTCACTGACGCAGGCTCCATTTGCGCGGGAACGTTGACGCGCCACGGGGTCCGGCGTGGCGTGATGCCACACCCGCGGCACTCGCCATGAACGTCGTCCGACCCCTCCGATCACTCTCGCACGTGGGTGCGTTGGCTCTGTCGCTGTGCGCGCTGTTCGCCTGCAAGCGCACGGCGTCACCGGCACCCTCGGCGTCCGCGAGCACGGCGCTCTCCGCGCCCCCGCCTTCTGCCTCCGTGGATCTGCTGACGCAGGCGAGTGAAGAGACGCCTTTCGACGCCGGCCCCAGCGTGATGAACGACGCCGCACGCGTCGACGGTGACGCGCTCCGCAAGCGTCACGCCGCGCGCCTTGCGAGCGACACTTCGCCAGTCACGGTCTTGAAAGGGCAGTCGCCCCTGGCCCTGGGCGAGGCCATCTGTTCCGCAGTCGTGCCCTGGCGCCCCAAAGCGACGCCCATCTTACTCAAGCCGAATCTGTGCGGTTTCGATGGGCTGAGGGATCCCGACAAGACCAAAGGCGACGACGGCTTCGTAGGCCGCACGACTGACGTCCGCTTCACTCGCGGCGTCGTGCGCTGCCTGAAGAAGCGTGGCCACACGCGTATCACCGTTGCCGAAGGCTGCGGCATCAGTCACCAGTACTGGAAGCAGGTCGCCGAGCGCAGTGGCTACGAGCGCATGGCTCGAGAAGAAGGCGTCGCCCTCGTCGCCATGGATGACGACGGCGTCTACGACGTCGAGGGCGAAAAGCCGGGGCTGCCGCTGCGCATCTCCGGCTTGGGAAAGACTCGCGTGCCGAACCTGCTGATGCCCAAGGTGCTGGCAGAGCATTTGGATCACGGCCTCTTCATCTCTCTGCCGAAGATCAAGACGCACCGCTTCAGTGTCACCTCCATGGCGATCAAGGGCATGCAGGGAACCGTGATGCTGAGCGACGCGCGGCCCGCGTACAAGCAGAAGTACCGCATGCATCGCGAGCTCGGCACGCTTTTGAAGGAGCGCAAGGCAGCGCGCAAGGCCGCCAAGGAGTCCGGTGAAACCTTGCAGCGCGATCCAGTGGCGGAGCGGCGGGCCTACGTCGCGACCTTGCGCGTCTTTGCTGAGCGCATGATGGACGTGTTGGAGCTCGAAACGCCAGACGTGGTGCTCGCCGATGGTGCGCCAGCGATGGGCGGCGACGGCTTCTGGCAGCTCTTTCCCAGCTCGGAGTTGGTCGCGATCGGAGGAACCAACCCGGTGATGGTGGATCGGGTCGGCGCCGCGCTACTCGGCCTCTGGAACCACCCGCGCCTCGCCAGCGAGCTTGGCGGTCATCGGACTTCCCCTTTGATCGAGGCTGCCGCCAAGCGCTTCAAGCTCGACATCGACGAGCCGAAGCTCGAGGGCAACGGCGCCGCCTTGCTAGCCTCGGGCCGGCCGACGCACTTTCGCTCGATGGACGGCTTCGCAATCTACTCTGATGACGCGCCGGCCTGGGCGCCCGTGAGCCTGAGCGTCCAGCCCGCGCCCTGGGAGAGCGAGCAAGGTCCGCGGACTTCGCCGGCGCCCGGAGTCACATCCGTCCCGCCGCCGAGCACGAGCGCGTCACCCTCGCCACCCGGCGCCGAGCACGAAGCGACGCCGTCGGCGCATGCGTCCGCCGCTGCCAAAGCGACGGCCATCGCGCTGGGAGCGGACCGCATTCAGCTCGACGGGCGCGGCGATGACGCTGCGTGGCGGCGCGCCAAGGCGGTCGAATGGACCACGGACTGGGCTGGTGCCAACACGAACACGCGAACCCAGGCGCGCTTTGCCTGGTCTCCCGACCATCTCTACGTGCTCTTCGAGTTGGAGGGCGCGGGCCTTTTCACGGATCGTTCACGCCCGATCAGCGTGGAGCGAGAAGCGCTGTTCAAGGAAGACTGCGTCGAGCTGTTTCTCGGGCACGACGCGTCCAATCCGAATCACTACTTGGAGATCGAGCTTGGCCCCTTCGGTCACTACTTCGATCTCGACGTGCGGCGCGGCGGCAAGACCAGCTCGGCGTGGTCCAGCGGCCTCGAGATCGCGACGACCCGCGACGCCAAGGCGCGTCGTGCCGTGATCGAGGCGCGCTTCGGCGCCAAGGAGATCCGAGCGCTGCTGCGCAGCGGCGCACGCCTACCCATGGGCCTCTACCGCATGGAGGGCAAGTCCCCGCGTCAGTACTTGGCCTGGAGCCCCACCCTCACGCGCAAGCCGAACTTCCACGTGCCGGATCGCTTCGGCGTGCTCGTCCTGGAGTGAGCTGCGACTCGGCTGGCGCGACCGCACACGTTGCGTCGGCGTACGTCTGACGTCGTCGAAACGGGCGTGCGCGCAGCCCCAAGGCGCACGGCTGCTCAGCGTTTCTTGATCACGACGAAGGCGATGGCGGCGACTACCGCGGCGAGCAGCGCAAGGGTCCATAGCTGCAGCCTCGACTCGGGTTCGCTCGCCGGCGAGGGCGCACGCGCGGGCGAGCCACTTGCGGTGGCAGAGGGAGCCGGTGCTGAACCAGCTTCGCAGCTCGGTGCCGGCGGCAACTGGTTCGGGCCACGCGGTGCCGGACCCTGGATCTGTTTGCCGGACGCGCAGGTCCACTCCACCTTGGCGGGCCTGAGCGCGAGGCCGCCGTCGCGCGCCTCCACGTCGTAGATCTCGGTGACGCGTGCGAGCCGCGTGGCCTGCTTGACGGCAATGTGGTCGCGGATGCCGAAGTCGATGTCGGTCTTGCCAAGGCGCGGATCCTTGAAGAAGGCGTCGGGATCCACGACGTTGACCGGCGGGGACTCGATCAGCACGGGCGCCGCACGCAGACGAGCGACCGCACCGCCATCGTCCACCGCCGCGGTGCGATTGCGAAGCTGGAGCAAGTCCTTGGGGGCAAGGTACAGCTTTCCTCCTGCGACGAAGGGACGATCATCGCGAATCACGCAGTAGGGCAACACCGTGGCGTCTTCCACGCTGCGACGTGGGTAGCAGTTCTGGATCACCACTACGCCCGAGAGCCGCTCGACGCCCCGCAGCTGCACGAGACGCGGAATGGGCATCTCATCTGCGGGCAGCAGATCGGCGCGCGCCCCGGTCGCCCAGAGCAAAGCCAGCAACGACATGGCGACGCGCTTGCTCGGCACGCCCCACGACTAGCTCAAGGTCTCGCGGATGTCGATCACGAGGGGTGCAGGACCGGATGCTTGCTTGGCATGGCGTCGAGTGAGATGATGCCCGGATCATGAAATCCCGTATCGCGCTCGCATTGGCTCTCGGCATCGCGGGCCTCGGCATCCTTGGCTGTAGTGGTGATGATGATTCCGGGGGCGGGGGCGGGACGTCGGGAACGGGCGGGACGTCGGGAACGGGTGGCACGGCGGGTGCTTCAGGCGCCGGCGGCGGGGCGGGTCAGAGCAGCGTGCCGATCGTCGACGATGCCCTCGACGGCAACTGCCCGGCGGGAAGCAAACTCCCCGGCACAGGGGTCGGCCCTGGCAAGGACTTGTTCAAGGTCACCCTCGATGACCCCAACGCCGTTTGCAACGATGGCTCCCCCGGCATCATGTATATCCGCCGCGCGGTGGACGCCACCAAGGAGGGCGACTGGGTGATCCACCTTCAGGCCGGTTCGGGCTGCTCCAGTTGGCAAGTGTGTCGCGATCGTTGGTGCAGCTACAACACCCGCTACGATGCTGCAAAGATGTCGTCGAATTGGGCTCCCGCCGCCATGAGCGGAGGCGGGATGCTCGCGCGTCGCCCTAGCAACGCTTTCGGCGGTGCGAATCATGTCTTCCTCTACTACTGCAGCTCCGACTCCTGGACCGGCAAGCAGGGCGATGTCGTGCTGGATGATCCGGACGGCGCTGGTCCTTCGTTCCGCCTTCACTTCCGCGGCTTCCAAATCCTTCAGGCCGCGATCCAAGCGTTGAAGGGCGGCGCCACCTCCGACGACAAGAGCGTCACTCTGCCGAAGTTGAGCAATGCGTCCCGTGTGCTCCTGGCAGGTAGCTCCGCAGGCTCAACCGGCGCCACCCATGCATTGGATTGGTTTCGCGAGCAGGTTCCCAAGGCACAGGTGGTGGGAACCTTCGACTCCATTCTCGACCCACTTCCCGAAGACGTCGACGACCCCACGGTGAGGGCCGCATGGGAGGTCGGCATCAAGCATCGCTACGAGGAGGCCTTCGTGAACCTCTATGACGCGCACTTGGACGAGAGCTGCGTCGCGGCGCATCAGGGCAACGCTCCCGAGTTGTGTGGCCTAGGTTCTCACGTTCGGCTCCACCATGTGACGACGCCCTTCTTCGATCGTCAGGACCTGAGCGACCCCGTGCAGTTTGGCTACTTTTCCTCGGCTGGCGGCAGCATTCAGCAACTCGCCAACGCCATCTACAAGACGTCGAAGCGCTTCGCCGACATCAAGACCACAGCCGAAGAGAAGAGCGCGATTGCCCGAGTCCCGGGAGTGCACGTCAGCAACTGCGGCCAGCACATCGCGCTGCTCAACGACATCTGGTTCGGAGTGGCTGCCACAGGCAGCGCGACGGTCGAGTTGGAGAACGGCACGCCCATCACGCTGCACGACGCCATGGTGTCGTGGATCGCGGGCAACCCCGTGCAAGCGATCGACACGAATCCGTCGAGCATTGCCGTCTGCGCGGCTACGACCTCGGATCAGTAGCGCCTAGCGAGGGCACACCGGCCCGGTGCCCAAGGCCACGTGGATGGGGCGGTCCTTGGCGGCAGGCCAATTCACGAACAGAGCTGCGCGGTCCTTCTCGCGGCAAATGCGCAGGGTCATCGTCTTGCCACGACGCAAGCGCACCACGTAGGAGGCGATCTTGTCCTTGGTGAAGAGCTCGAAATAGTCCTGCTGGATCGTGCCGAAGTTGGTCATGTTCTCCACCCACTGGGGCTTGCCCATGCAGTTCACTCGCAGCCATTCGCGAACGACCTTCGAGCTGCACTCGTCGGGCCACGAGCCGCGACCTTGAGTGTTCACCGTTGGCGCGGCGTCCCACTCGGCAATGGTGGGTGGCGCTGAACGACCTTCTGGGATCTCAGGAACCTCGCCGTCAGCCAACGCCTTGGGCGCACGCTCGACTTCC comes from Polyangiaceae bacterium and encodes:
- a CDS encoding pectin acetylesterase-family hydrolase, which codes for MKSRIALALALGIAGLGILGCSGDDDSGGGGGTSGTGGTSGTGGTAGASGAGGGAGQSSVPIVDDALDGNCPAGSKLPGTGVGPGKDLFKVTLDDPNAVCNDGSPGIMYIRRAVDATKEGDWVIHLQAGSGCSSWQVCRDRWCSYNTRYDAAKMSSNWAPAAMSGGGMLARRPSNAFGGANHVFLYYCSSDSWTGKQGDVVLDDPDGAGPSFRLHFRGFQILQAAIQALKGGATSDDKSVTLPKLSNASRVLLAGSSAGSTGATHALDWFREQVPKAQVVGTFDSILDPLPEDVDDPTVRAAWEVGIKHRYEEAFVNLYDAHLDESCVAAHQGNAPELCGLGSHVRLHHVTTPFFDRQDLSDPVQFGYFSSAGGSIQQLANAIYKTSKRFADIKTTAEEKSAIARVPGVHVSNCGQHIALLNDIWFGVAATGSATVELENGTPITLHDAMVSWIAGNPVQAIDTNPSSIAVCAATTSDQ
- a CDS encoding PCP reductase family protein; its protein translation is MQWQPEALARLKKAPFFIRPFIKKRAEAEAKRRGAIEVTTALLDELKANEHRPG
- a CDS encoding amidohydrolase family protein is translated as MTSLFLDGGAHAESVRIAQGTVAAVGAAAAGPADTRLDIPPGASVRVGAINAHTHLYSGLVPFGMPAPAPTPENFVQILERVWWRLDRALDEASLRAAARYYIAEALLAGTTTLIDHHESPNFIEGSLDVLAEAADELGVRFLTCYGATERNGGYAEAERGLDECRRFIESNRRGSVKGAVALHASFTVSDAAIRKAGELCRDLDSVMHVHLAEDAADVADAQQRGFAGPLERLLELGALPPGSILAHGVHLSEDQVRRAADAGCTFVHNPRSNEGNRVGYAKSLCATDRVALGTDGYAANMADELAAFERLAGAAGDSTPSSARVRGSHALCSQLFGAEFAAAVAPGVVGDLVVGSPEQPPTHVVVAGRVVVRDGALVHVAEIRDTAQAQATKLWERMARL
- the xdh gene encoding selenium-dependent xanthine dehydrogenase; its protein translation is MSKIEFSLNGKQQSVEVAPGESLLEVLRERCGTTSVKDGCSPQGQCGCCLTLIDGQAKVSCATPAERCEGKKVVTLEGVRREDRDLLARSFVAAAGLQCGFCIPGITLRALHLVEQNPKPTREQIAKALDVHLCRCTGYVKIIDAIELFAKARRGEATPEPCDDGKVGDALQRYQGLALAMGDRPYVADMKREGMLHGALVLSPHARAKVIAIDTSKAKALAGVHAVVTSADVPGKRWYGLLYADWPGFVAPGEEARCVGDVIAAVAAVDERTARAAARLVEVQYEVLEPVVDAEQAMQDGAAQVNPTHANLLGQSLITRGNVDEALAKSAHVVSGTWQTQRIEHLYLEPEAALAEPLPDGKLALFTQGQGIFDDRRQVSAFLGMPEEDLYVELVPNGGAFGGKEDMSVQSQTALLARVTGKPVRLVLNREESIRIHPKRHPIKMHYTVGADAEGRLTAVKVRMVGDTGAYASVGSKVLERAAGHACGPYRVNNVHVEAYAVYTNNPPCGAMRGFGANQSSFAIEGALDMLAEKVGIDSYQIRDRNVVHVGDIFSTGQVLEKSVGIRRTLEAVKDAYYEAKAKGRAVGIACGIKNSGIGNGVEEWGKCRLVVEQDQTVSLYNGYTEMGQGLLTVLTQFAVEVTGLPAKVFRPKVDSTFALGCGQTTGSRATLFGGLAAKSAAEKLRAELDQGKTLGDLVGRVFAADVVKNDTTPLGADVPKVKTHTSFGYATQLCILDEDGKLDRFIAAHDVGRVVNPDLCAGQVEGSVHMGLGFALSEELPCDAGMPVTFKLREIGVLRARDMPTTEVILIEEHEPEGPFGAKGVGEIGLVPTAGAVAGALAAFDGTRHYTLPMKDSPAGRAISVGKIRKPRGDWH
- a CDS encoding DUF362 domain-containing protein; translation: MGALALSLCALFACKRTASPAPSASASTALSAPPPSASVDLLTQASEETPFDAGPSVMNDAARVDGDALRKRHAARLASDTSPVTVLKGQSPLALGEAICSAVVPWRPKATPILLKPNLCGFDGLRDPDKTKGDDGFVGRTTDVRFTRGVVRCLKKRGHTRITVAEGCGISHQYWKQVAERSGYERMAREEGVALVAMDDDGVYDVEGEKPGLPLRISGLGKTRVPNLLMPKVLAEHLDHGLFISLPKIKTHRFSVTSMAIKGMQGTVMLSDARPAYKQKYRMHRELGTLLKERKAARKAAKESGETLQRDPVAERRAYVATLRVFAERMMDVLELETPDVVLADGAPAMGGDGFWQLFPSSELVAIGGTNPVMVDRVGAALLGLWNHPRLASELGGHRTSPLIEAAAKRFKLDIDEPKLEGNGAALLASGRPTHFRSMDGFAIYSDDAPAWAPVSLSVQPAPWESEQGPRTSPAPGVTSVPPPSTSASPSPPGAEHEATPSAHASAAAKATAIALGADRIQLDGRGDDAAWRRAKAVEWTTDWAGANTNTRTQARFAWSPDHLYVLFELEGAGLFTDRSRPISVEREALFKEDCVELFLGHDASNPNHYLEIELGPFGHYFDLDVRRGGKTSSAWSSGLEIATTRDAKARRAVIEARFGAKEIRALLRSGARLPMGLYRMEGKSPRQYLAWSPTLTRKPNFHVPDRFGVLVLE